AAACAGGGCGGCGTGCGCGCCTATGACCTGCTGAAATTCCACAAGTCCAACCAGAACTCCTGCTTTGGGCAAAAGCCCACCTGCTACCCCGGCATGCCCGTGAAAAAGGGCCAGATTCTGGCTGACGGCCCCGGTATTGACGAAGGCGAACTGGCCCTCGGCAAAAACCTGGTGGTCGCCTTCATGCCCTGGTGCGGTTACAACTACGAAGACTCCATCCTCATTTCCGAGCGCACCGTTCGCGAGGATACCTTTACCTCCATTCATATTGAAGAATTCGAGGTAGTGGCACGCGACACCAAGCTTGGACCGGAGGAAATCACCCGCGATATTCCCAACGTCAGCGAAGAAATGCTGCGCAACCTGGACGAAAGCGGCATCATCCGCATCGGCGCAGCGGTCAAGCCCGATGATATCCTTGTGGGCAAAATCACGCCCAAGGGCGAAACCCAGCTTACCCCTGAAGAGAAGCTGCTTCGCGCCATCTTCGGCGAGAAGGCCAGGGATGTGAAAAACACCTCCCTCAAGGTTCCCCCGGGAGTGGAAGGCACCATCATTGACGTGAAGGTCTTCAACCGCCGCTCCGGCGAGAAGGACGACCGCACGCTGGCCATTGAAAGCCACGACACGTCCGTGCTGGACCAGAAGGAATCTGATCACCTTCGCGCTTTGTCCGACCGCACCCGCGTTCAGATTGCCCCGCATGTGCTGGGCAAGCAGATCGCCGCCGCAGTGCCGGGCAAGAAAAAGGGCGAAGTGCTGGCCGAAGTGGGCGCAGCCCTGACCGAAGACGTGCTTGAGCAGATTCCCGTGAAGAAGCTCGCGGGCCTGTTCAAGAGCAAGGAAGTCAACGACGCCGTGGCCGATGTGCTCAAGTCTTACGACCAGCAGGTTGAATACCTGAAGGCCATTTACGACTCCAAGCGCGAAAAGGTTACGGAAGGCGATGATCTGCCCCCTGGCGTCATCAAGATGGTCAAGGTGCACATCGCCATCAAGCGTAAGCTCTCTGTGGGCGATAAAATGGCTGGCCGCCACGGTAACAAGGGTGTTGTTTCCTGCATTCTGCCGGAAGAAGACATGCCCTTCTTTGCCGACGGTCGCCCCGTGGACATCGTGTTGAACCCCCTGGGCGTGCCTTCACGTATGAACATCGGGCAGATCATGGAAACCCACCTTGGGTGGGGCGCCAAGGAACTGGGCCGGCAACTGGCCGAACTGGTTGACTCCGGCGCGGCCATGCAGGTTGTGCGCGAAGAACTGAAGGGCGTTTACAATTCGCCTGAAATCAGCGCTCTGGTGGACAGCATGAGCGATGAGGAATTCAAGGCCTCTGCCCTCAAGCTGCGCAACGGTATTGTTACCAAGACCCCGGTGTTCGACGGCGCGACCGAAGAAGAAATCTGGGGCTGGATGGACAAGGCTGGTCTTGCCAACGACGGCAAAACCACCCTGTACGACGGCCGCACGGGTGTTCCCTTCAAGAACCGCGTGACCACGGGCGTCATGTACATGCTCAAACTGCACCACTTGGTTGACGAAAAAATCCATGCCCGTTCCACTGGCCCCTACTCGCTGGTGACGCAGCAGCCCCTCGGCGGTAAAGCCCAGTTCGGTGGTCAGCGTCTTGGTGAAATGGAAGTGTGGGCCCTGGAAGCTTACGGCGCGGCCTATCTGCTGCAGGAATTCCTCACGGTCAAGTCGGACGACGTGACCGGACGCGTGAAGATGTACGAGAAAATCGTCAAGGGCGACAACTTCCTTGAAGCCGGTCTGCCCGAATCCTTCAACGTGTTGGTGAAGGAACTCATGAGCCTTGGCCTCAACGTGACCCTGCATCAGGAAGAAGGCAAGAAAAAGCCCAAACGCGTGGGCTTTATGAGAGAACGCGAGGAAGAGGCGTAACAGCCCCTTTCTGCGGCCCCGGAAACGCGTTGCGTTGGCCGTGAGCGGTTTTGCCTCTCACGGCCAACGACAGCATGGCTAACGATTTCAACGAGCTTTTTACAAAGCAAGGTATACTATGAGCCTGGACGATCTTTTCACCGCACGCGGCGCGTCGACCAACGTGACGAACATCCGCAACCTGAAAGCCATCCAGATTTCCATCGCATCGCCCGAGGCCATTCGTGAATGGTCTTACGGCGAAGTGAAAAAGCCGGAAACCATCAATTATCGTACCTTCAAGCCGGAACGCGATGGCCTGTTCTGCGCCAAGATTTTCGGCCCCGTGAAGGACTATGAATGCAACTGCGGCAAATACAAGCGCATGAAGCACCGCGGCATCGTCTGCGAAAAGTGCGGCGTTGAAGTTATTGCCTCCAAGGTGCGCCGCGAGCGCATGGGCCACATTGAGCTGGCCGCGCCCGTTGCCCACATCTGGTTTTTGAAGACCCTGCCTTCCAAGATCGGCACCCTGCTCGACATGACCATGGCCGATCTGGAAAAGGTGCTGTACTTCGACTCCTACATCGTTCTTGATCCCGGTCAGACCAATCTGCAGAAGCGTCAGGTCATCTCTGAAGACCAGTACCTCCAGATTCTTGACCACTACGGCACGGACGAAGTTCTGACCGTGGGCATGGGCGCGGAAGCCGTGCGCAGCCTGCTGGAAGAACTGGAGCTGGAAAAGCTGCGCGCCGAACTGCGCGAAGAAGGCGAATCCACCAAGAGCCAGACCAAGAAGAAAAAGATCACCAAGCGCCTCAAGATTGTTGAAGCCTTCCTTGAGTCGGACAACAAGCCCGAATGGATGATTATGGAAGTCATTCCCGTCATCCCGCCGGAACTGCGTCCTCTGGTGCCGCTGGACGGTGGCCGCTTTGCCACCTCTGACCTCAACGACCTTTACCGTCGTGTGATCAACCGCAACAACCGTCTGAAACGGCTGATGGAACTGGGCGCGCCCGAAATCATCATCCGCAACGAAAAGCGCATGCTTCAGGAAGCTGTGGACGCGCTCTTCGACAACGGTCGTCGTGGCCGCGCCATTGCAGGCACCAACGGTCGCCCGCTCAAGTCGCTCTCCGACATGATCAAGGGCAAGCAGGGCCGGTTCCGTCAGAACCTGCTCGGCAAGCGCGTTGACTACTCCGGCCGTTCGGTTATTACCGTTGGCCCTTACCTCAAGCTGCACCAGTGCGGTTTGCCCAAAAAGATGGCGCTTGAGCTGTTCAAGCCCTTCATCTATGCCGAACTTGAAAAAAGGGGCCACGCCTCCACAATCAAGAGCGCCAAAAAGATGGTGGAGCGTGAAGAGCTGGTAGTGTGGGATATCCTTTCGGAAGTGGTGCGCGAATACCCCATTCTGCTCAACCGCGCCCCGACCCTGCACCGTCTGGGCATTCAGGCCTTTGAACCCCTGCTGGTTGAAGGCAAGGCCATCCGTCTGCATCCGCTCGTCTGCTCGGCCTACAACGCCGACTTTGACGGTGACCAGATGGCCGTGCACATTCCCCTTTCGGTGGAAGCGCAGATTGAATGCCGCGTGCTTATGATGAGCACCAACAACATTCTCTCGCCCGCCAACGGCGGCCCTGTCATCGTGCCTTCTCAGGATATCGTGCTTGGCCTGTACTACATGACCGCCGAGCGCAGCTTTGAGCTGGGCGAAGGCATGACCTTCTGCGCCCCCTGGGAAGTGGAAGCCGCCTATGATGGCGGACAGGTTTCGCTGCATGCCCGCGTCAAGGTGCGCATGCCCGATGGTCACGTGTACGACACGACCCCCGGCCGTGTGCTCGTGAGCGACATCCTGCCCGAGAAGCTGGGCTTCGAACACGTCAACTGCGTGCTCACCAAGAAGAACATTGCGCGTCTCGTGGGCGCGGCCTACCGCCACTGCGGCATCAAGGCCACGGTCATCCTGTGCGACCGCCTCAAGGACATGGGTTACGAATTCGCCACCAGAGCGGGCGTGACCATCGGCGTGAAAGACCTCACCATTCCTGAAAGCAAGAAGCACATTCTGGCTGCCTCGCAGGCGGAAGTGGACGACATCGAACATCAGTACCGCGACGGTATCATCACCCGTACTGAAAAGTACAACAAGGTGGTTGACGTGTGGACCAAGGCCACACAGGACGTTTCGGCAGAGATGATTAAAGATATCTCTTACGACATCCTCACCGATCCCAAGACCGGCAAGCAGGAAAAGAACCAGAGCTTCAACCCGATCTTCATGATGTCCAATTCGGGCGCTCGTGGTAACCAGGACCAGATGCGCCAGCTCGCGGGCATGCGCGGTCTTATGGCCAAGCCTTCTGGTGAAATCATTGAAACGCCTATCACCTCTTCGTTCCGCGAAGGTCTGTCGGTGTTGCAGTACTTCACCTCCACCCACGGTGCTCGTAAGGGTCTTGCCGATACCGCCCTCAAGACGGCCAACTCCGGTTACCTTACCCGCCGTCTGGTCGACGTTGTGCAGGACGTTATTGTCTGCGAACACGACTGCGGCACTGTGGACGGCATCGAACTGACCCACCTCAAGGACGGCGGCGACATCAAGACCCCGCTGGCCGAGCGCGTCATTGGCCGTGTGCTGCTCTACCCCGTGTTTGATCCCGATGATCCAAACACCGTGCTGATGCCCGAAAACACGCTTATTGAGGAAAAGGAAGCCCAGCTTATCAGCGACAAGGGCATTTCCTCCATCACCGTGCGTTCGCCCCTCACCTGCCAGGCCGAACGCGGCATCTGCGCCCTCTGCTACGGGCGCGACCTTGCCCGCGGCCACCTGGTCAACACTGGCGAAACCGTGGGTATCATCGCGGCCCAGTCCATCGGTGAACCTGGCACGCAGCTTACCATGCGTACCTTCCACATCGGTGGTACGGCTTCGAGCACCATTGAAAAGAACAAGTTTGAAGCCCAGAACGCGGGTCGCGTTATCCTGAACCGCGTGCGCGCCGTCACCAACCGCGACGGCGTGGAACTGGTGCTCGGCAAGAGCGGCCAGCTCACCATTGTGGACGCTCAGGGCCGCGAACGCGAAAAATACATTCTGCCCAACGGCGCACGCCTGCTTGTCCATGACGGGCAGGAAGTGACCAAGGGCGTTGTGCTGGCCGAATGGGATCCGTTCAACGAACCCTTTGTCTGCGAAGAAGAAGGCGTTATCCGTTTTACGGACATCATCGACGGCAAGACCGTGCAGGAAAAGGTGGACGATATTACCCGTCAGGCATCCCTGACCATTATGGAATACCGCACCACCAACTTCCGCCCGTCCATCTCCATCTGCGATGAACACGGCAGCGTCAAAAAGCGTAGCCACGGCGGCACTGCGGCGGTCTACACCCTGCCCGTCGGCTCCATCATCATGATCAAGGACGGCGCAGACATCCAGGCTGGCGACATCATCGCCCGTAAGCCCCGCGAAACATCCAAGACCAAGGATATCGTGGGTGGTCTTCCGCGCGTGGCCGAGCTCTTTGAAGTTCGCAAGCCCAAGGACATGGCCGTGGTTTCCGAAATCGCGGGTACTGTCACCTACGCTGGCGAATCCAAGGGCAAGCGCAAGCTGGTTGTTACGCCTGAAATCGGCGAGGCCAAGGAATACCTTGTGCCAAAGGGCAAGCACATTACCGCTGCTGACGGCGACTTTGTGGAAGCGGGCGATCCGCTGACCGAAGGCTACCCCGAACTGCACGACATTCTGCGCACCCGTGGCGAAAAGTACCTTGCCCGCTACCTTGTGGACGAAATCCAGGAAGTCTACCGCTTCCAGGGCGTGGGTATCGACGACAAGCACATCGAAGTTATTGTGCGTCAGATGCTCAAGAAGGTTACGGTTCTCGATTGCGGCGGCACCAGCTTCCTCGTGGGCGAGCAGGTGGACAAGGCCGAATTCAAGGCCGAAAACCAGAAGGTCATTGCCGAAGGCCGCAAACCCGCTACAGCGGAACCGCTGGTGCTGGGTATCACCCAGGCTTCGTTGACCACATCCTCGTTCATCTCGGCGGCTTCCTTCCAGGAAACCACCAAGGTGCTCACCGAGGCTTCCCTCAAGGGCAAGATGGACTACCTGCGCGGCCTCAAGGAAAACGTCATCGTGGGTCGCCTCATTCCTGCCGGTACCGGCTACCGCGAATACGTCAACGGCGATATCGTGGTTCCCGACCAGAAGGAACGTCCCGACAAGTTCCTTGAAGACCTTGAAGAAAATCCTGTCCTGGTTGACCTGAACAACTAGGCAGACAGAATAAACCGGGCCACGGCCTGGAGACTCTGACAGCCCCCTTCGGAAGTTCGCTTCCGAAGGGGGCTTTACGTTGGCGCGCATAGAGCCAGCGGCGCATCCACTCCCAAGCTCTGGCTTGTCCCCAATATGCAACCTCTACGGAGGCAGGCTCACCCACGGCATGTCGCGTCTCAGCAAGCTTCACTATTCACAAAACCCTGCCGCCACTTGTCGCCTCCCGCCTTGGGCACCTCCGCATCAGCCAGAGCCTCCTCACGCCCCACACTGCCCCCTAGAACCGTCCAATCAGGTTCACAGGAAGCACAATCCATATTGAGCGCCACGAATAAGCCGACCCCCTTTACGCAGCCGCAAGTTCCCCACAGTTATGCATTGTGCAGGTTATCAAGAGGCTAACTGGTCATTTGCGTTGCGGTTCTTTGGAGATTGTACACACAAACACCATTACTTATATAAACAATAAGCAATCATTTAACTACGTTTATACGCCAATCATATGCACTTTTTCATAAAAATATTTTTTAAAACATTAACTGTATTATTTTACTATGCTATACCTGTGTTTATTACAATATCAATACATTAGCTTTTGCGCCGATTGTGCAATTTTTCTCATTCAAGATAGATTGTTAATCCTTTCAATGCTTGAGCTTAACTTGAAGTTTTTTGCATAAAAAAATCCATACCTCGTTGACACAGTATGTTTAATATGAGAATAGTTTTGTACGGATTAATTACATCAAGTTTTTTATTAATTAATTGCTCTTTTTAACCGCCTCATATAAACTGGGGCGCGACTGCGGAAGACGCAGGGGGTTGTTATGTCAGCTTTGTCAGAACGCGATTATCTGGCCGATGAAATTTGCGAACTGTTCACCAAGCTCACAGGCGATGCGTATGCCGAAGACATGGCACGTGCGCGCAAGCTGGCCGAAGGGGGAAACCCTCACGATCACTGGCTGCACACCACCAGGCTTGACTACGAATCGCGCCTCTTCATGTACATGGCGGCGGCTTTTGCCATGCGCTGCATGAAGGGCGAACCCTACAAGTGCGCCGTCTTCATGCGCAGCGCGGCCGAGGCCCTTAGCCAGCCCCAGGACTAGGCGAATGTCGACAACGGGAAATCCCGACGCATGTGCGCGGGATTTCCCCAATTGTGCCCGGCACAATTCAGGCCGGGGAAACACCATCTGGATTTTGTCAGGAAGCAAGGATCCATCATGCGGGAAAAACTTATCAGATTCAGAACCACTCTCCCCTGCCTGTTATTATTGATCTGTGGCCTGGCGGCTTTGCCCGGCGCGGCGTGTGGCAACGAGCTTGTGCCCGTTACCACGCCAGCCGTGAGCAAGCCAGAGATGCCCAAGGTCTTTTTTCCCCATGACAAGCATGTGGACGCAGTGGAGGCCATGAACGGCGACTGTTCAACCTGCCACAACATGACAGATGCAGGCATGTCTGAAACCCTCAAGGACGTAACATCGGTTCCGGCGAAAAAGCAGGTTGCTTACATGCACACCGCCTGCACCGATTGCCACGTCAAAGCTGGCAAGGGCCCGCGTCTTGTGGACTGCCGAGTCTGCCACAGCGAACGCACCGCATCTGAGTTTGCCGGCAAGAAGAAATAGCCAGTAGGCTCAAGGTACACCGAAGAATACGTTAGGAGGCAGATCAGATGCTGGATTTCATTACCGGACCACTTTTCATTATTTCAATTGCCGTATTTGTCGTCGGCCTGCTTGTACGCGCAGTATTGTACGTGCGCGGTCTGGATGCACGCCTTGAGCGCGTGGCATACAGCTATCATACCGAGCGCTCCATCCCCGGCGCGCTTGCTTCCATTTTCAAATGGCTTATCCCTGGCGGCACCAGCGGCTGGCGCGCCCAGCCGGTTGCCACCATTCTTTTCTTTCTTTTGCATTTCGGCGCTGTGCTTATACCGCTGTTTCTTCTTGGGCACACGGTTCTGCTTGAAACCTATGTGGGCATAAGCCTGCCGTCGCTCCCTGGCGGCGTTGCCGATGTGCTTGCCATCATGGCTCTTTCCGGCATTGTTCTGCTTGCCTTGCGGCGTCTTTCCTCACCGGCGCTCAGGCAGCTCAACAGCGGCCAGGATTGGCTTATTCTGCTTTTGACCTTTCTGCCCTTTGCCACGGGTCTTATGGCGCGCCTTGACGGCGGCGCCTATCAGACGTGGATGATAGCCCATGTGCTCAGCGGCGAACTGTTTCTTCTGCTGGCCCCCTTCACCAAGCTTTCGCACATTGTCCTCTTCTTTATGTCCCGTGCGCAGATCGGCATGGACTTTGCCATTAAAAGAGGCGGCGCAACGCGCGGCGGCGCTTTCCCCTGGTAATCGGGGCAAACGAATTATCTTTTCGCCTGAAAGGAGCGAACCATGTCCGAATTGCTGTGCACCCCAACCCCCGTCACCACCAAGGAAGGCATCCTTGATCTGCTGAAGGACAAGGGCGGGGCGCAATATTATGCCCAGATGAAGGAAATGAAGGTCGATCAGGAAGCCCTGGCCCGCGACCTTGAGCAAACCTGCAAATCGCGCACCCGCACATGGCTCAGCGTCTGCGCGCACTGCGCCATGTGCGCGGACAGCTGCTTTTTCTACCGCACCAACAACAACGATCCCACGCAGATTCCCTCGTACAAGATTCAGGCTACGCTGGGCGAGCTGCTGCGCCGCAAAGGCAAGGTTGACGCCGAGTTCATGATCAAGTGCATGGACGCGGCCTGGGGCAAGTGCACCTGCTGCAACCGTTGCGCCGTTTACTGCCCGCACGGCATTGATACAGGCGTTATGTTCAGCTATTTGCGCGGCATCCTCTTCAAGCACGGCTTCATCCCGTGGGAAATGAAAATCGGCTCCGGCATGCACCGCGTTTACGGGGCGCAGATGGACGTGACCGAAGAAGACTGGGTTGAAACCTGCGAATGGATGGTCGAAGAACAACAGGATGAATGGCCCGATCTGGAAATTCCTGTTGAAAAAGAAAACGCGGACGTCATGTACATTCTTAACGCCCGCGAAGTAAAGCACTATCCTGAAGACATAGCTCAGGCCGCCATTCTCTTTCACGTGACGGACACCAACTGGACAGTGCCGCGCGAAGGCTGGGAGAACACCTCTCTCACCATGTTCGCTGGCGACTGGGAAGGCTGCGCGCAGAACGTCAAACGTATCTACGCCGCCATTGAGCGCATCAAGCCCAAGGTGGTTGTGGGCACGGAATGCGGCCACGCCCACCGCGCCACAGTTGTTGAAGGCCCCTACTGGGCCGGACGCGAAAGCGGTGATCCGCCGGTGCGCTTCATGCACTATGTGGAATGGATTGCAGAGATGCTGCGCACAGGCAAGATCAAGATTGATCCTGCCAAAAAGCTCAAGATGCCCTGCACCCTTCAGGATTCGTGCAACTATGTGCGCAGCCACGGGCTTGGCAAGGCCACCCGCGAAATCATGAGCTACATTGCAGAAGATTTTCGCGAAATGGACCCCAAGGGCGACCACAACTTCTGCTGCGGTGGCGGCGGCGGCCTTAACGGCATCGGCCTGTACCGCAAAGAGCGCAACGTGGGCCTGAAAAACAAGCTGGACCAGATAAAGGCAACCGGCGCGGAACTGGTCATAAGCCCCTGCCATAACTGCTGGGACGCCATCCGCGACATGATGGAAGTATACGAGGAACACAACATCAAGTGGTCGTTCCTCAAGCCGCTGCTGGTTGATATGATGATCATTCCGGATCACATCAACCACAACGAAGTATAAAAAGATGGGCCGTCTGTGTGGCAGACGGCCCAACAAAGCAAGGGTTCCAAGGGACCTGAAAAAACTCGCCGTCTGCCGCGCCAGCATTTGTCCTTTTGCCTGACGCGTATAACGGAGCGAACCACAGCCCTGACGGTCGGGTACTATCCCAGCCCGACCGTCAGGCGAGTATCAAAAACAAGAGCGCTATGCCATTGCGGCGCTGACGGTAGAAAGCAGCGCTTCGCTCGAACAGTTTTTTGAAAGAACAGGAATCCCCGTTCCAAAGCACACAGGCCGGGGCCCAACAGATGTGCACACCACCGCCGGGAGCGACCTGGTGCTCGCATTGCGGCGCAAACGACTGTACATGATGGTGCCGGACGTTCCCTCCAGCTCCACATCAAAAACAACGCAGTCGGGCCTGTCGCTGGCAATCTTGGCCAGGCTTTCAGCACAGGTGCTGGCGGTGCTTACCCGGTAATTACACTGCTGAAGGGTTTGGGACAGTCTGCTTTGGCTTTCGGCATCGCTGTCTACCAAGAGAATATGCTTTTGCATTGGTGCCTCCGAAGTCGGTCTCCGGCAGAAGCGGAGAAGAGGGTTGCGCCACCCTGCGGCGGGTGGCTTGCCGCGGCGCTGAAGCACTACTCTGTCGAACGGAACTAAGAGTCACAGCTTCGAGCGAACTGTTCATGGAACGGGCGACCATATCCCAGGCGTCCAGCGCAGTTTTGCCCCTGGGGGCAACATTGCTCACACCGGGCAGGGAAATGCCGCCTTCAACTGCAATAATTATGTCGGCCAGCGTTATCTCATCAGGAGTGCGCGCCAGCATGTGGCCTCCGGCAATGCCACGAACGCTTTTGACAATGCCCTCTGACTGAAGCAGCCGCATGATTTTTTGAACAAACTTTTCAGATATGCCTGTGCAGACCGCAAGCTCGGACGCAGAGGCAGGAATGTCGTCATCTTGTTCAGAAAGGCACAATAACAAGTGCAAAGCATGGCAGGCCATTGTCGAAATACGCATAGTCATTCCTTATTTTGCAGGAGACAATAATTATCTCTAAACCGTATCTGTCTAATTTAGACTGTTCTACTCAACTTTTTAGCGCACCATAATAACGGCGTCAAGCGGGTGCGGGCGTGCCAAAATGAGCGCCAATGCCCAGATTTCGTCATGCTTTCAATGATGTGAATAGTTTCGCAACCTTTTGGCGAAGAAAAAAAAATACTGCCCATAGCAAATATAATGTGTTAGATTTGTGCGTCATTAGTCATAGCTAGCCGCAGCATCGGCGTAGAGACGCCGGCAGTCATGGCAGATGGAACCTATTCAATCTGCACACAAGAGGGACCCGCAATGAAGCTTTCTGCAAAAACCCGGTATGCCGCCAGGATCCTGCTTTTTCTGGCAAAAAACGGTCTTGAGAAACCGGTCTCTTCAAGCCAGTTGGCTGCACAAACTGGCATAAGCTCACAATTCAGCGAACAGATCTTGCGCCAGCTGCGTCTGGCTGGCATAACGGGCAGCATCCGCGGGGCCAAGGGCGGCCATGTGCTTTTGCGCAAGCCCGAAGAACTCACATTTGGGTGCATTGTCAAACTGATGGAAGGCGGCATCGAACTGACAAACTGCATGGAAAAGCCCGGCGAGTGCGCGCGTTTTGATGGATGTGAAGTCAGAAAAGCCTGGGAGAACCTGCAGGCGACACTTGATGGCGTTTTTGAGTCAATTACACTGCGCGATCTCATGCACGACCCGCACATTCTCCTGTAGGAAGCACGGTTTCAATCGCAGAATCCTTTTATACAAGCATACCATTTGACATACAAAGGTCGGCATGAGCCGACCTTTTTTATTGCCTCAATATTACTGATAAATTTTATCGTACTAAAAAAGTATATAATTTTTCATCCCAAGCTTGTTAAAAAAATTTTTTAGTTTGGTTGAAAAAAAATTTTTATAGGTGTAATCTACTTGATTTAGTTAAATAAAATTAGGTTAATCCAGATTAAGTTTACTGTATTGTTTCCATCTGACATCTTTGCATTTTTTGTAATTTTGAGTATCAGGGGGGTCACCGTACACCTTGACTATGTCGACTATTGTGATCAATTCCTGATTACAACGGTCAGATTTAACTCAGGCGTCGGCCCATTAAAAGGAGAGGTTGCAGGCAGGCAGACGCATGCCGGGCTTGAAAGCGTGTCGGCTGTGCCGGCCGCAACTAACCCACGATTTAGCGGCATCTTGACCCCACGGGAGTAAACGCATGACCACACTTTTTTACATTCTTGGCTATCTGGCGGTAGCCGGCTTTTTCTGCATGGCCTACCTCAAGATCAAATCGTATCTTGCAGCCAGCCCCCTGCACGTGCGCTGGGAGCTGTACCCCGTGCCTCACGAAGGCTCCAAGACGGTGTACGGCGGCAGCTTTATGGAAGAAAAGGACTGGTGGACCAAGCCTCGTCACATCGCTCACATGGGCGACGTCAAGGCCCTGCTGACCGAAGTGCTTTTCCTGCACGCCACCTTTGAACACAACCTCAAGCTCTGGGTGCGCACCTATCCCTTCCATGTGGGCATGTACATGCTCATGGGGGGCACCATCGTGGTGCTGTTTGCCGCCATCGCGCAGGTTCTGGGCCTCAACCCCCAGGGCGGTCTGATGATCTTTGTCGGCAATGTTATCAGCGCCTGTGCCCTGGCTGGCACGCTGTGCATCATTGTGGGCGGCGTCAGCCTTGTTTTGCGCCGTCGCGCCGATGAAGGCCTGCGCCGCTACAGCACCCCCGAGCATTACTTCAACCTGCTTGTCTTCGTGCTCTTCGGCGTGCTGGGCCTGGCTGCCTGGGCTACCGCTCCTTCCTACTTCGAGCTGGCCCGCACCTTCATGTACAACCTGATCACGTTCCACTTTGCCCCGCAGACCAACGTGCTGTTCAGCCTGCACCTGCTGGTGGGCTTCTTCCTGCTGATCTGGATTCCCATGACCCACATGGGCCACGTCTTCATGAAGTACTTCACCTACCACGACATCCGCTGGGGTGACGAACCCACCAACTACAGCCCCAAGAACCAGCAGAAGATCATGGACGCCCTGAAGTTCAACGTCACGTGGTCTGCCGATCATATCAATGGCGATGGCCAGCCCAAG
This is a stretch of genomic DNA from Desulfovibrio desulfuricans. It encodes these proteins:
- the rpoC gene encoding DNA-directed RNA polymerase subunit beta', giving the protein MSLDDLFTARGASTNVTNIRNLKAIQISIASPEAIREWSYGEVKKPETINYRTFKPERDGLFCAKIFGPVKDYECNCGKYKRMKHRGIVCEKCGVEVIASKVRRERMGHIELAAPVAHIWFLKTLPSKIGTLLDMTMADLEKVLYFDSYIVLDPGQTNLQKRQVISEDQYLQILDHYGTDEVLTVGMGAEAVRSLLEELELEKLRAELREEGESTKSQTKKKKITKRLKIVEAFLESDNKPEWMIMEVIPVIPPELRPLVPLDGGRFATSDLNDLYRRVINRNNRLKRLMELGAPEIIIRNEKRMLQEAVDALFDNGRRGRAIAGTNGRPLKSLSDMIKGKQGRFRQNLLGKRVDYSGRSVITVGPYLKLHQCGLPKKMALELFKPFIYAELEKRGHASTIKSAKKMVEREELVVWDILSEVVREYPILLNRAPTLHRLGIQAFEPLLVEGKAIRLHPLVCSAYNADFDGDQMAVHIPLSVEAQIECRVLMMSTNNILSPANGGPVIVPSQDIVLGLYYMTAERSFELGEGMTFCAPWEVEAAYDGGQVSLHARVKVRMPDGHVYDTTPGRVLVSDILPEKLGFEHVNCVLTKKNIARLVGAAYRHCGIKATVILCDRLKDMGYEFATRAGVTIGVKDLTIPESKKHILAASQAEVDDIEHQYRDGIITRTEKYNKVVDVWTKATQDVSAEMIKDISYDILTDPKTGKQEKNQSFNPIFMMSNSGARGNQDQMRQLAGMRGLMAKPSGEIIETPITSSFREGLSVLQYFTSTHGARKGLADTALKTANSGYLTRRLVDVVQDVIVCEHDCGTVDGIELTHLKDGGDIKTPLAERVIGRVLLYPVFDPDDPNTVLMPENTLIEEKEAQLISDKGISSITVRSPLTCQAERGICALCYGRDLARGHLVNTGETVGIIAAQSIGEPGTQLTMRTFHIGGTASSTIEKNKFEAQNAGRVILNRVRAVTNRDGVELVLGKSGQLTIVDAQGREREKYILPNGARLLVHDGQEVTKGVVLAEWDPFNEPFVCEEEGVIRFTDIIDGKTVQEKVDDITRQASLTIMEYRTTNFRPSISICDEHGSVKKRSHGGTAAVYTLPVGSIIMIKDGADIQAGDIIARKPRETSKTKDIVGGLPRVAELFEVRKPKDMAVVSEIAGTVTYAGESKGKRKLVVTPEIGEAKEYLVPKGKHITAADGDFVEAGDPLTEGYPELHDILRTRGEKYLARYLVDEIQEVYRFQGVGIDDKHIEVIVRQMLKKVTVLDCGGTSFLVGEQVDKAEFKAENQKVIAEGRKPATAEPLVLGITQASLTTSSFISAASFQETTKVLTEASLKGKMDYLRGLKENVIVGRLIPAGTGYREYVNGDIVVPDQKERPDKFLEDLEENPVLVDLNN
- a CDS encoding cytochrome c3 family protein — translated: MREKLIRFRTTLPCLLLLICGLAALPGAACGNELVPVTTPAVSKPEMPKVFFPHDKHVDAVEAMNGDCSTCHNMTDAGMSETLKDVTSVPAKKQVAYMHTACTDCHVKAGKGPRLVDCRVCHSERTASEFAGKKK
- the hmcE gene encoding sulfate respiration complex protein HmcE, which encodes MLDFITGPLFIISIAVFVVGLLVRAVLYVRGLDARLERVAYSYHTERSIPGALASIFKWLIPGGTSGWRAQPVATILFFLLHFGAVLIPLFLLGHTVLLETYVGISLPSLPGGVADVLAIMALSGIVLLALRRLSSPALRQLNSGQDWLILLLTFLPFATGLMARLDGGAYQTWMIAHVLSGELFLLLAPFTKLSHIVLFFMSRAQIGMDFAIKRGGATRGGAFPW
- the hmcF gene encoding sulfate respiration complex iron-sulfur protein HmcF, which encodes MSELLCTPTPVTTKEGILDLLKDKGGAQYYAQMKEMKVDQEALARDLEQTCKSRTRTWLSVCAHCAMCADSCFFYRTNNNDPTQIPSYKIQATLGELLRRKGKVDAEFMIKCMDAAWGKCTCCNRCAVYCPHGIDTGVMFSYLRGILFKHGFIPWEMKIGSGMHRVYGAQMDVTEEDWVETCEWMVEEQQDEWPDLEIPVEKENADVMYILNAREVKHYPEDIAQAAILFHVTDTNWTVPREGWENTSLTMFAGDWEGCAQNVKRIYAAIERIKPKVVVGTECGHAHRATVVEGPYWAGRESGDPPVRFMHYVEWIAEMLRTGKIKIDPAKKLKMPCTLQDSCNYVRSHGLGKATREIMSYIAEDFREMDPKGDHNFCCGGGGGLNGIGLYRKERNVGLKNKLDQIKATGAELVISPCHNCWDAIRDMMEVYEEHNIKWSFLKPLLVDMMIIPDHINHNEV
- a CDS encoding response regulator; protein product: MQKHILLVDSDAESQSRLSQTLQQCNYRVSTASTCAESLAKIASDRPDCVVFDVELEGTSGTIMYSRLRRNASTRSLPAVVCTSVGPRPVCFGTGIPVLSKNCSSEALLSTVSAAMA
- a CDS encoding RrF2 family transcriptional regulator gives rise to the protein MTMRISTMACHALHLLLCLSEQDDDIPASASELAVCTGISEKFVQKIMRLLQSEGIVKSVRGIAGGHMLARTPDEITLADIIIAVEGGISLPGVSNVAPRGKTALDAWDMVARSMNSSLEAVTLSSVRQSSASAPRQATRRRVAQPSSPLLPETDFGGTNAKAYSLGRQRCRKPKQTVPNPSAV